A stretch of DNA from Anopheles ziemanni chromosome 3, idAnoZiCoDA_A2_x.2, whole genome shotgun sequence:
GTATTTCATCGATAtgtaacaaacatattttgtctGACCATGATGAGATCTAATATCGCTCGAGACAGTTCCACCCAAAAAGACGCACTCGGTCATCCAATTTGCTAGGAGACAGGGTGCGGAGTCCGGCACTATTGACACGTCCAATTGTCACGGTGCTGCAAAAGGTGTACAAACAGTGAGCGTATAACTTCGACGACGTTTACTTTAGCTGATGAGCCACGTCCTGAAATGGCGTGTGCTTGTTATTGCTAACGAAAGATATGGCACCAACGGATCGTCTATGAATGAAATGCATTGATATTAACAGAATATTGCATTCAAATTTCACATTCATTGCTCGTACCGCTTTCAAGGGAGGATTTCATTTTTCGAAGGCGAATCCTTTAAGCTAAAGCGCTTTTGGTGGCGTTAGCTTATTACGTAGATTATCTGTCAAGCTCCTGCAAGCCCCCCCAACCGAATACATAAATATGTTTCCTTCAACAGATTCAATCAGTTTATCACGTATTCCTTTTTTCTACGTGTGTAACAAATTGTTTCACACATAACTTATCCAGTGTGTGCGGATACGGGGTGTACAGGTGCTTGCGGGAACAGATTGGATCGATAGGCTCTCCACCTCACCAGCACTAGCTTAGGATACGATGTCCTTTTCACCATCAACCCGAAGGCAACGATCGCCCGAAGGCATCAGTGAAGCgggataaatttatttttaactttgaTTAAAATACGGTGAAAGGGCCGGACTGCTGCTTATGTATGGAAATCCGTGGTGGGTTGGCGCACACAGGGAACTAACATTGCAAAGGaaacaaggaagaaaaaacaaaccccgcaAACTCCCACGTAACGCATCTTGACTGCCGAGTAGAGGGATAACACCATGATCCACAGCCAGCGACGGAATGGAGGGACACAAGCTGTAAGTGGACCGGAAAAGGGCCACGTCAGAAAAGCTCCTGTGACAACACGTACACCGTGGCCAGTGGGCGAAAAGTTTCACACGAACCATACACCGCACGATCCCACTGGAAGGCAAAATTTTCACTCTCGTTTATCAAAAGAAGACTTTGGAAAATATGACGCCCTTTGTGTACGCCGGGAAGCAGACACTGCTCGGAGTTAATTATCACCCAACCGTTTCCCGTAATCATTCAGGTAAGAAGTATCACCGCCAGCTTCACCCTTTCTCTACTTCCACACGTCAGCTTTGAGGCTATGAGGTTAGTGTGTGTGCGCGGGGTTCAATTAGTTGACAATTTCTTGGCACCTTCCCGTGCTAtatacattcttttttttttaaaccttgtTTCGAAAAACGCGGAAAAGTGCAAGTCGTGCTAAATCACGCGCGATTCTTTCACCATGTGTGCTTGAAGACCACCACTTCACATGGAAACGGCATCATTCACTTTCTTGCTCATTCGCTACATTCATTTTAAACTGGTATCGGGCAAGTAGTAGGTCGTACTTTTTACACTTACAACACCATCATTCACGTGTATGTTTTGTCCTCCGCATGCcacaaaataatataaaaccaTTTTATTCAATGTACATAAAAGGTACCTGTTTTGTTCTGTTACGGAAAGTACAGGGTAGTAGACTGACTGTTCATACGTATCATATATTTCTCTTGTGTTACTATAAAATaccaaaataatattaaaacttACAAATTGTTATCAAATCCAAGATGTTTAAGAGCACAGTTTaccaaatttaatttgaaatgtttggACACACTATTCTAAATAGTAGGCTCCACCTCACTACGTCAAAAGGTGTTTAATCAGAGCTTTTAATAGATTTCCTTAATTTTTGGGTATTTATCATGCCAAAACAAGGTAGAACATTTAAGAAAACATCCGTCACATTTGTTGAAATCTTTATCATatgatttaatttaagttATCAAAAACTTATCCTATGGGAGTTATGGATACACAATATGTACAAACTTGAATTGATTTAGTTTGgaccataaaaaaattattgagttTGGAAACCCTGACTGGTTAGCCTCTCTGTGCCACTGCATTCTGACGCAAGTAAGCCGGTGCATTATTAGGTAAGAATGTAAGGATTATAAATCCAAATCTTTTAAATATTGGTTGAATAACAAATTAGGGTACATAATGAATGTCTGTTTGATTGCAATATCTCATTTCAACACTTATAGCTTAACGAATGATAGGGAAAATTCGCGGAAATCATCCTTTACCtgaaataaattcattcaATCATATTTTAGTTGGTTTATGAGAAGAGTAATCCTTGATTCAAAATACTAAATTTACGAATACAAAGTTTTGCAGTGCTTATAACTTGAAATATTACATGGGAGTTCGCCTAATGTATGTAACAAACCGAGTTGTTCCTATCCGTACATTCCTGTGAGTGTTCTAAACACATaagaaacccgaaaaaagtacTTCAATCATAATGGGCTTCCCCCAAGCTTCAGTGCGGTAAGTAAACATAAGACCACCAAATACTTCCTCCCCCCATTTCATCAAGGCCCTTCCTACAGGAAACAGTTACTCGCTGCGAGGCCAGCCTGTCCCCCGCAGGATGCTGCCTTTATGCttttcactcacacacaaacacacccacacacggcCTCGCTAGCGTCCTTGGTGGTCGGCCCGGTGGACCCATTGTCGCCAACCAGTATCCTCTGGTATGGCACCATATATTGTATTGTCCCCGCCAGTCTACACTCCCGCGCCATCAGTGCTGTTCCGCTGTGCCTTATCGACAAAATGTACCACCACATCATCTTCTCAGCACCAGCAACCGAGTGGCTAGCATTGGCCACCGTCGTCACTGTGATGCGCTCTGTCTCTCCGTTTCTTTGGCAGATTCCAGAAAAATATTCCATTCATTTGCCTTCACCATCGCATGGAAGCGGTTGTTccatcggcatcatcatcaaaaaccAGCCTACATCGCCTACCAGCAAACATACCACTGGGTTGGTATACGAGAAGGATCCCGCCCACCCGGTATATCCCCAGCCAGCAGCGACCCTCCTCGGTGTCCTGAAAAAAGGAGAAAGTAAAGCTACTCCAATTTGCTTAGCATTTTAACACGACACTCTCCTTTCATCTTTGCATAACCCATCCTTCCGCACTTCATTGGAAtcgttctattttttttttttttttttacatcatCTTCTCTGCCGGCCCAGGCCATTGTCGGATCGTCCGTTCCTACCACGGAGTCCACGGAAGCTCCCGGTTGATACACAATCATTTGCATTCATCGATCGAATATGTTCCGCGCGCTCCATTTCAGTCGCCTCTGTCACTTGGCCATCACAAATGTAACCGTACGAGGGCCACGGTGTGAAAACGGAACGTACAGCATCCACTCTCTTCCGGCGCGATGGAGGAACAACTGCGAATGCATCgccattttgctaaacacactTTTGGGCACGTGCCTTTCATACttcgatatttgttttcccttgATTCATTTACGCAAACACTGGAAGGGAGGATGTTGATGGCGAAGCACCTCTTAAAAAAGCACCTTCGTGTAAAAATATAATTcgtttttgattaaaattagcGATCGCTGGCCGTTTCCAACTTAAATCTCTACAATACAACCTACGCTAGGGTAATAAACCGCTAATTTTGTTGACAATAAAGACGCAGAGAGCTACTAATAATAAGCTCATAggattttatatgaaaatattGCTTTTTAAATGTGTGGAAGAAACAATAGCTTTCATAGCAATGCAAATGATAAATGAAATAAGCAATTGGATAGAAGCTTAACACACCGGTAGAAATGAAGTAGCTTGATTTTTCTTGGCTTAGGgatacaaatagaaaagttGAACAACGATTAAATACCCCTAAAAATGGGCAAAGCTACACCGAAATAAACATTGCTCAACTTTTACCCCACAACTCCGAGTTCCGAGAAGCTGCTTGTACATCTAGCATAAAGATATCCCTATGGCAGAATCCGGCAAAACACATTCCAGTAAAAACCTCAGGTAAAATCATACGGATCCATCAAAGGGGGATTTTTTTATTCGAGTCGGCCGAAGGCTCCATTTTCCGGGGAAGAATCTAGCGAACCCACTGAAAGAGCGAGAGATAAGTGGTTGAAAAAGAGGGAATAACCGGATGATAAGGTTGGTTTTGGCCAGATTTTCATCGATCGAACCGGTGAAGAGCATTAAATATTGACGAACAAATTTTGTTCTGTTATTTGCGACGGTTTGTTGGTGAGACTGTTCTGGAGAAAACGTGCCCCGCGCCCTTCCGCCTTACCATGGGCAATCGCGCACGAACCGGCACTGTGCTCCCCACGTGGTCAGTACAGGGCTGCTCCATCACACAGGCAACCAATAGCGCTGCCAGCTGttgctgtttgtgtttgtggttcGTTCAAGTGAGCGTGCTTATGACAGCTACGCAAGATGCCTGAGGATGTATTTCCcttgaaatgttgttttgttcatcctTAAAAACGATGGTCAGTTATTACCCAGGGAAGTGAAGTTGGGTTGAGGGGTTCTTTGGGGTGCGTCCGTTCCGCACTTACACATCAACGCAATATTTTTCGTAAGGACGTGGGATGCTGCAAAACTATTCATGCGCCGCACGAAGGTCACGTAATTGACTAGAATTTAAGTTTGTTATACTCATATTTGTAGCCCGCGTGctacaaaacaacaataaaacataagCTACAAAACAGAAACCATTCTGAGAATATGTATAACGGAGTGTGTACATAAATTACATAAATGGGCTATGGACGGAAACGCGTTACATTAACACAATTACTAGCCTGCAGGAAGAATCCCTTTAGGTCGGACGGGTAGGAAAAATCTAATGAGTTTTCCCTTCTGATGAAACGAGATCACCGTGGCCAATCGCGTAGAGATTTCACGtttagtttttcactttcactcgtTACAGTATCTTTTCACTCTTTGGTCAGATAATTCTCTCTTTTTGTATTCctctcactttctctctctctcccgttTTATACCAACCTTGTCTTGCTGATTACTTTCTACTGTAATCATATTTATATCCAACTCAATGTTAATCGacgaacatttttaattagaatgtacaacaacattttatttcctgctgttttgttttcttttaaagcaTGCTGTTGTTACTCTACTGTTGAGTTTACAACATGCTCCAATTATTCGTATGGCaatgattaaataaaaatatttagaaaaaaacataaatacacacacacatacattgcCGCGAAGCTCgttaaaaacaacatcaaagaGAAACCGCGAAAATTCGTCAAGACCGCAAAATACGACGCTCCTCGGCCAGGATAACTTGGAGCACTGAACAGTCCTAGCAAACTTTGATTCAAGGGAACCAACGAAGGAGCGAGCAAAGGCACGAGCATCTCAATCGCGCATACAAACGAATCGCTGAAGACGCACCAACGAACGATGCCAATGTGCATTTGAGAATCCTTTTTGGCGCGcaaattttcttatttttttttttttttactgattGATTTTATGATTTGCTAAggatattttaaaagaaatacaTGTCTAATTAATGGGACGTAAAAATGTCCGCGTTGACTAGTTTTGGCACGTAACAATTAATTATGAAGTGTATCATTTATCCACGATCGAGAACAATTTTCCTCCTATGACCCTTCAACACATGCGATTAGCCAGAACACGTATGTTATACGTGTAcataaaggaaagaaaaatattcttgAACTATGAATTGTAAACGCGCAATAACAACGCCGGTCGAAATTAAAATGTCACTATACAGTGCGATGTTTTGctgcaaaaacataaacaatgcGTGAAAGCAGCTGCATGTCGGCTGGTTGGTTGAATTAGAAATGAAACGAATAGTGTCCAATGCCATAGTGGCTCCAGCAAATACTTGTGACGTTTGCGGGTTAAGTGAGTTTACGCTGGAGGATGGATTTTACTACTGCAAGGAATGCGGAACGAAACTGCTCACGCATCGCGAAGTGGTACACGGTTTCGGCGATACGTTGGATGCCGGGCAATCGGTGCTGGAGAAGGCAGATGCGGACAAAAAACAGAGAACTGTAACTAAAATCACCAGCTGGGAGCAGATAAATCACATTTTGTACGGTCTCACAGAACGGCTGATTGAGCTCGGTGCCCCGCGTGAGCTAAAGTCAACGGTTCTACAGATCTGGTGTTCCTATCTTCGGCACACGGAAGTAGCTTTCTTCAGTAAGCGCAATCGATCGCGGCCACGTGTGGGGCTGTATAATCAGAGGAAGTAAGAAATGGTATCTCGTCATGTGTGGTCCGGAAATTTGACATGTCTTTTCATTTCAGTGACTTGAATCTTATATTCAATAAGACGGTTCCAAGGACGTCGTATAAAGCCAAGAAGCATGAGATAAACACTACTACTTCACGGGGGAAGCGTAAACTGAGCCAAAAACTCCTTGAAGAAGAGTACGACACCTTACAATTAAGCCAAAGTACTGATTTGGAGTCAACATTGAGTGAACTTTCTTCATCCCAGCAAAGCTCCAGCGCTACCAATGCCTCGCTCCCCTTCCATTTCAGTAGCCAAGCGAAAAAAAGGCTTAAAGAAGAGCTCCACATCGATGATGAACATATACAGTGGCACGAACAAGAAGCACCGATTGATGCTTCTTGTCATTCAATCACTGCTTTACACCCATCACACCGAGTGTCCAGTGGTAAATCAGATGATTGGTCCAGTATGTGCCGAAAGTCGgttattatttctattttagCCCTCGCACTCAATCAAGTATGTAGCCAAATTCAGATTGGGGACGTGTTGCGTTGGATAGAGGAAGGGCACCTGCCTTTTAACAATTTGGAACAGTTGCTCCCAGACGGATTGGATGCCGCCTGCTTCTCAGAGACACTGCGGGACATATCGGTAAACCACAAAATTGAGCTGGTTAGGATAACATCCTTTTTAGCTAGAGATCTGGGCATTTTGCCAGTTCAACCAGATTTAACGGAACTTTGCAGACGATATTTGGGTGAATTAGCCCTGCCTTTGGATTTGGAACCTTACATAGTTAAACTGATTGCAATAAGCCCTAAAATCAAACAAGGCAGTACCGTAATCAGTTTCCCAGCATACGAGCAGCATGCCATGAAATACATACTTTTCGTAATGAagctgttgttttgtttggacaACGTTATGGAATCAAAAATGGATGCTTTGTCTGCCGACGTCAACCGCTATCTCCACGACACACCTAAAACGCATCCTCAATTATTCGTATGGCACGAGTGGCAACGGTATGTGGCAATGCGGCGCGTCATTCTGGAGCAAGTACATTACCCAACATTTCAACAGCGCGCTAACGGAAGGAATGTCAGCAACGATGTAGCAAGTGATCTGCTTCTCGATCACTCGGAATCTTATTTTATACCAGATGAGGACAACACCACCGGATACCGGGCACCCCTCGTTGATGCGATAGGATCTCGCGACGAACGTCGATTCAGGAATGCGCATTTAATGATTACCTCTACAACGGATAGGTTCAGTAACAAGTCCTTGAAGAGAAACATTTGCTTCGATCACAACTTACAACCTCAGCGGTCGTATCTGGCAGCATTGCTGGAAATGCAACAACATAGCCATCTGGGCGTGTACATTCCTGATTATATGCGGACAGATCATTGCAAGCGAACAGCTGTTCCATTTGTTAGTCCAATGCCACTCAAAAAGTATTTGCTAGACCATCAACGGGTGAGACtgcaaacaaaagcaattaAACCTTCGATCTCGCAAATCCACATGGAAAAGTTTCGAGAACATATACCAAATTCTATGAGGTACCTGGAATGCAGAGAGTTTACCCGAGTGTTGGAGGTGGAAGATGGAGAATTGAGTAGCAATTCGGATGATCTTTTCTATGTATCCAACATTTTAGATTACATCGATGCTCGTGTCGAATCACAATCATCAACTCATGAAGAGCTGCTGCACAAAGTA
This window harbors:
- the LOC131284753 gene encoding TATA box-binding protein-associated factor RNA polymerase I subunit B-like, yielding MKRIVSNAIVAPANTCDVCGLSEFTLEDGFYYCKECGTKLLTHREVVHGFGDTLDAGQSVLEKADADKKQRTVTKITSWEQINHILYGLTERLIELGAPRELKSTVLQIWCSYLRHTEVAFFSKRNRSRPRVGLYNQRNDLNLIFNKTVPRTSYKAKKHEINTTTSRGKRKLSQKLLEEEYDTLQLSQSTDLESTLSELSSSQQSSSATNASLPFHFSSQAKKRLKEELHIDDEHIQWHEQEAPIDASCHSITALHPSHRVSSGKSDDWSSMCRKSVIISILALALNQVCSQIQIGDVLRWIEEGHLPFNNLEQLLPDGLDAACFSETLRDISVNHKIELVRITSFLARDLGILPVQPDLTELCRRYLGELALPLDLEPYIVKLIAISPKIKQGSTVISFPAYEQHAMKYILFVMKLLFCLDNVMESKMDALSADVNRYLHDTPKTHPQLFVWHEWQRYVAMRRVILEQVHYPTFQQRANGRNVSNDVASDLLLDHSESYFIPDEDNTTGYRAPLVDAIGSRDERRFRNAHLMITSTTDRFSNKSLKRNICFDHNLQPQRSYLAALLEMQQHSHLGVYIPDYMRTDHCKRTAVPFVSPMPLKKYLLDHQRVRLQTKAIKPSISQIHMEKFREHIPNSMRYLECREFTRVLEVEDGELSSNSDDLFYVSNILDYIDARVESQSSTHEELLHKVLSRNLLENIQRDLNASMNDAAELIGENVQESSTFDPFKSNPPIKEKLPGEDLCNETVKIGLSNFHYWIRSVPYNSSAQKFSELDYMNAFPTSFQFLLSEAAYVTRSSPYELYCKLNELEKYLFKCYEQMK